The following are encoded together in the Anopheles nili chromosome 3, idAnoNiliSN_F5_01, whole genome shotgun sequence genome:
- the LOC128724736 gene encoding endocuticle structural glycoprotein ABD-4-like — MLRKLITLAALVVCGTLAAPQKRLGGPVLGTAESQAVILAQEQNHDPSGAYNYRYETSNGIAAQQTSYDGANAAGEYSYTGPDGVLYRVAYNADTYGFQPQGAHLPVEPPVPDHVLKSLEQIRASPPRDPEFNLAALDAQIARLRATLG, encoded by the exons ATGCTCCGCAAGCTG ATCACTTTGGCCGCGCTGGTCGTGTGCGGTACCTTGGCGGCCCCTCAAAAGCGCCTTGGAGGTCCAGTGCTCGGTACAGCCGAGTCGCAAGCCGTCATCCTGGCGCAGGAGCAAAACCACGACCCGAGTGGTGCGTACAACTATCGCTACGAAACGAGCAATGGTATCGCGGCCCAGCAAACGAGCTACGATGGTGCGAATGCGGCTGGCGAGTACTCGTACACCGGTCCGGATGGTGTGCTGTACCGTGTGGCGTACAACGCCGATACGTACGGGTTCCAGCCACAAGGAGCTCATCTGCCGGTGGAACCACCGGTACCGGATCATGTGCTGAAGTCGCTCGAGCAGATCCGGGCCAGTCCGCCGCGTGATCCCGAATTCAATCTGGCCGCGCTTGACGCCCAGATCGCTCGGCTACGGGCCACCCTTGGTTAA
- the LOC128724735 gene encoding fibrinogen C domain-containing protein 1-like, whose amino-acid sequence MGLCVAAANDSSEDPDQRLKSLAKHESLETLVLMIHIDRSFDSLWAKVEEHLNTKLEEVNVKLSKRLRSEIVLLREDLLRTCPEQELSNMRYELSHQLTETFNDQLELFQQLQAHLAAGEQAITHLEHSLQQIALDARVYTIAPTNHPHTDQLSPWRLPAQDTSFTVASSNARNRALGGGWIVFQQRYDGSVNFYRDWADYREGFGDIGGEFWLGFEKLHRILQSRPRHELLIELEDTRGVTAYAHYDDFVLGDEHEQYALFGVGRYQGTAGDSLSIHEGSDFATYDRRQNECPEHYQGAWWFLQCYDSHLNGVYTPGLQQTYGGIIWHTFRGDFESLRATRMLVRPLAPTDH is encoded by the exons ATGGGACTGTGCGTTGCTGCAGCCAACGACAGCAGCGAAGACCCGGATCAGAGGCTaaaatcattagcaaaacACGAGAGCCTCGAAACGCTCGTCCTGATGATTCACATCGATCGATCCTTCGACAGCCTGTGGGCGAAGGTCGAGGAACATCTCAACACCAAACTAGAAGAAGTTAACGTCAAGCTTTCGAAACGGTTGCGTTCCGAAATCGTGCTACTTCGCGAAGATCTCCTACGCACGTGTCCCGAGCAGGAGCTCTCCAACATGCGCTACGAGCTCTCGCATCAGCTCACGGAAACGTTTAACGACCAGCTGGAGCTGTTTCAACAGCTCCAAGCTCACCTAGCAGCAGGTGAACAAGCGATCACTCACCTCGAACACAGCCTCCAGCAGATCGCACTGGATGCGCGAGTGTACACGATCGCACCAACTAATCACCCCCACACGGATCAACTTTCCCCATGGCGATTGCCTGCGCAGGACACCAGCTTTACGGTGGCGAGCAGTAACGCTCGAAACCGAGccctcggtggtggttggaTCGTGTTCCAGCAACGGTACGATGGATCGGTTAACTTCTACCGGGATTGGGCGGATTATCGGGAAGGATTCGGTGACATTGGCGGTGAGTTTTGGCTCGGGTTTGAGAAGCTTCACCGTATTCTGCAATCGAGACCACGCCACGAGCTGCTGATCGAGCTGGAGGATACTCGCGGTGTGACCGCGTACGCACATTACGATGACTTTGTGCTCGGTGATGAGCATGAGCAGTACGCACTGTTTGGGGTTGGTCGGTACCAAGGGACGGCTGGAGATTCACTCTCCATCCACGAGGGATCCGATTTTGCTACGTACGATCGCCGGCAGAACGAGTGTCCAGAGCATTACCAGGGTgcgtggtggtttttgcaGTGCTACGACAG CCACCTGAACGGTGTATACACTCCCGGTTTGCAGCAAACGTACGGTGGCATCATATGGCACACGTTCCGGGGAGATTTCGAGTCACTGCGAGCGACCAGAATGCTCGTACGTCCGCTGGCACCAACCGATCACTAA